Proteins encoded by one window of Tubulanus polymorphus chromosome 7, tnTubPoly1.2, whole genome shotgun sequence:
- the LOC141908302 gene encoding uncharacterized protein LOC141908302, translated as MRLPRTMGCGRSKALSKSDSESDNDLYTKNDKKTNQKTNSKSKTTIDGSVGNASAMSFSAAAGDSQDTVSMQTMFSMNSLNHRAIHYNNGAGAGAGAGGGSANDVGQQPLEQQQRNSFSNLDSNAGRKTPSPQNQQDRKTAKSAFSNKLDPANGPVQLNLTATHSQIDFFRMLDRRIEEGPDYLSGEEDNT; from the exons ATGAGGCTGCCAAGGACAATGGGATGTGGACGCAGTAAAGCTTTGTCCAAAAGTGACTCAGAATCCGACAATGATCTATATACGAAAAATGACAAGAAAACTAATCAAA aaACGAATTCTAAGAGTAAAACGACGATTGACGGCAGCGTAGGTAACGCGTCTGCCATGTCGTTTAGCGCCGCTGCTGGTGACTCACAAGATACCGTTTCCATGCAAACTATGTTCAGCATGAACAGTTTGAATCACCGTGCGATTCATTACAACAACGGAGCCGGAGCTGGAGCTGGAGCTGGAGGAGGGTCGGCGAATGACGTCGGTCAACAACCGCTGGAGCAACAACAACGAAACTCGTTTTCGAATTTAGATTCGAATGCGGGACGTAAAACCCCATCACCTCAAAATCAGCAG gatcGAAAGACTGCGAAATCAGCTTTCAGTAACAAGCTCGACCCCGCAAATGGCCCGGTGCAATTAAATCT CACGGCGACGCACAGTCAGATAGATTTCTTCCGAATGTTAGATCGTCGTATCGAAGAG GGTCCGGATTATTTGTCAGGGGAAGAGGATAACACGTAG